A stretch of the Chitiniphilus purpureus genome encodes the following:
- a CDS encoding lysozyme, whose amino-acid sequence MIEVPKAAIELAKRFEGFERKVKRGIEITAVPYICPAGFWTIGYGHLCDPKHPPITEAEAEVYLARDLQTALAATLRFCPVLATEPEGRLAAIVDFTFNLGAGRLQTSTLRRRINQRDWPAAASELRRWVYGGGKVLPGLVTRREAEVSLLL is encoded by the coding sequence GTGATTGAGGTGCCCAAAGCGGCTATCGAACTGGCCAAGCGCTTTGAGGGATTCGAGCGCAAGGTGAAACGCGGAATCGAGATCACTGCCGTTCCCTATATCTGCCCAGCAGGGTTCTGGACGATTGGGTACGGTCATCTCTGCGATCCCAAGCACCCGCCGATCACGGAGGCAGAGGCTGAGGTCTATCTGGCGCGCGATCTGCAGACTGCACTGGCGGCGACGCTGCGCTTCTGCCCAGTGCTGGCCACTGAGCCAGAGGGGCGGCTCGCTGCCATCGTCGACTTCACGTTTAACCTTGGCGCGGGGCGGCTGCAGACATCAACGCTGCGACGGCGGATCAATCAGCGGGACTGGCCTGCCGCCGCGAGTGAACTGCGCCGATGGGTCTATGGCGGCGGGAAAGTGCTGCCCGGTCTGGTGACTCGGCGAGAGGCAGAAGTGTCTCTATTGCTGTGA